One region of Chryseobacterium sp. SORGH_AS_0447 genomic DNA includes:
- a CDS encoding HD domain-containing protein, which translates to MQNKLKIINDPVHGFIKIPHEILFDIIEHPYFQRLRRIGQTGLLNLIFPGATHTRFHHALGAMHLMFTALETLKQKGISISPEEEKGAMLAILMHDIGHGPFSHALECMLMDDWHHEKLSLLLMNRLNDQFNGELSYAIEMFQGKYHRKFFNQLISSQLDVDRLDYLKRDSFFTGVSEGNINTQRIISMMNVCDEGELVIDAKGIYSIENFLTARMFMYWQVYYHKTSALAEFILVKILERAKYLVSQGVDLPATDNLKYFLYREKSAATDEDVERFTQLDDNDIIQAMKNWQNADDMILSYWCTCVIRRNLPKTIISSHAFDPEFIEEKIKNVNEFFGIDNGNELVHEIERKLLPYDTEKQPIYLLQKNGEKIRLDESEDQLLSGLMTHKTKRYILTFPRDLEGLIS; encoded by the coding sequence ATGCAGAATAAGCTAAAAATCATCAATGATCCCGTTCACGGATTCATCAAAATTCCCCACGAAATTTTATTTGACATCATCGAGCATCCTTACTTCCAAAGGTTGAGAAGAATAGGGCAGACCGGATTGTTGAACCTCATTTTTCCGGGAGCTACGCATACCAGGTTTCATCATGCCCTGGGTGCCATGCATCTGATGTTTACGGCTTTGGAAACATTGAAACAGAAAGGCATAAGCATATCGCCCGAAGAAGAAAAAGGCGCAATGCTGGCCATCTTGATGCATGACATCGGCCATGGCCCCTTTTCCCATGCACTCGAATGTATGCTCATGGACGACTGGCATCACGAAAAACTTTCTCTGCTGCTGATGAACCGCCTGAACGATCAGTTTAACGGCGAGCTTTCCTATGCTATTGAAATGTTTCAGGGGAAATACCACCGGAAATTTTTCAACCAGCTGATTTCTTCCCAACTGGACGTCGACCGTCTGGATTATCTGAAACGGGATAGTTTTTTCACCGGGGTTTCCGAGGGGAATATCAATACCCAGCGCATTATTTCGATGATGAATGTCTGTGACGAGGGCGAATTGGTAATTGATGCCAAAGGGATTTATTCTATCGAAAATTTCCTTACAGCCCGGATGTTCATGTACTGGCAGGTGTATTATCACAAAACGTCTGCGCTGGCAGAATTTATTTTGGTTAAAATCCTGGAAAGAGCAAAATACCTGGTTTCCCAAGGCGTTGATCTGCCGGCTACGGATAACCTGAAGTATTTCCTGTACCGTGAAAAAAGCGCTGCTACGGATGAAGATGTAGAACGGTTTACCCAGCTGGATGACAACGACATTATTCAGGCTATGAAGAACTGGCAGAATGCGGATGATATGATCTTATCCTACTGGTGTACCTGTGTAATCCGGAGAAATCTTCCGAAGACCATTATCTCATCCCATGCTTTCGATCCGGAATTTATTGAAGAAAAAATAAAAAATGTAAATGAATTTTTCGGAATTGATAACGGGAACGAATTGGTTCATGAAATCGAAAGAAAACTCCTTCCTTATGATACCGAAAAACAGCCCATTTACCTGCTTCAGAAAAACGGAGAAAAAATAAGGCTGGACGAATCCGAAGACCAGCTTCTGTCGGGACTCATGACCCATAAGACCAAACGGTATATCCTCACTTTTCCCAGGGATCTTGAAGGTCTGATTTCTTAA
- a CDS encoding porin family protein, whose product MKKFLLASALAFSAMSFAQIDFSSTRFGIIAGGNYSGVKNAHNPSGPRFGFQGGVLALVPIGSENQFFLQPEVTYYGAGETGKDKDAKGVDGYNAVYANNYLSVPIYFKAYFSEAESEFFGMIGPRFNFLMSQNVKNVPVLRPYYDPNFVDPAYPDVNGKASKFNFGVGIGVGYSYKRQLELAAKYDFGLSNTYPGLDKEPKGTTKSKSEQVLSVTLSYIFN is encoded by the coding sequence ATGAAAAAATTTTTATTAGCCTCCGCATTGGCCTTTTCTGCAATGTCTTTCGCACAGATCGATTTCAGCAGTACAAGATTCGGTATTATTGCCGGGGGCAACTATTCCGGGGTGAAAAATGCACATAACCCGTCAGGTCCGAGATTCGGATTCCAGGGCGGTGTATTGGCTTTAGTTCCGATCGGTTCCGAGAATCAGTTTTTCTTACAGCCAGAAGTTACTTACTACGGTGCGGGAGAAACAGGAAAGGATAAAGACGCAAAAGGAGTAGACGGTTATAACGCTGTGTATGCCAATAACTACCTGAGCGTTCCGATTTATTTTAAAGCCTATTTTTCTGAAGCAGAATCAGAATTCTTTGGAATGATCGGTCCGAGATTCAACTTTCTGATGAGCCAGAATGTAAAGAACGTACCGGTATTAAGACCTTATTACGACCCGAATTTTGTTGATCCCGCCTATCCGGACGTAAACGGAAAAGCGAGCAAATTTAATTTTGGCGTAGGAATAGGAGTAGGATACAGCTACAAAAGGCAGCTTGAACTTGCCGCAAAATATGATTTCGGATTAAGCAATACCTATCCAGGGCTTGATAAAGAGCCGAAAGGTACTACCAAATCAAAATCTGAGCAGGTTCTTAGTGTAACCTTAAGCTATATCTTCAACTAA
- a CDS encoding exodeoxyribonuclease III, which translates to MKLITYNVNGIRAAFTKDFLGWLKTADPDIICIQESKAGNDQIDIESLEKLGYHSYWHSAIRKGYSGVGIASKIKPNHVEYGCGIESYDSEGRIIRADFDGFSAISVYVPSASNIERLEFKMQFCHDFLDYIKNLKKEIPNLIISGDFNICHEAIDIHDPVRLKNVSGFLPMEREWMTDFINECELIDSFRFFNNEPDHYTWWSYRQGARGKNKGWRLDYNFASYSLKDKLTRAVILKEAVHSDHCPALVELSL; encoded by the coding sequence ATGAAATTAATCACTTACAACGTAAACGGAATCCGAGCAGCTTTCACCAAAGATTTCTTGGGCTGGCTGAAAACAGCAGATCCCGATATTATCTGCATTCAGGAGAGTAAGGCAGGAAACGACCAGATCGATATTGAAAGCCTGGAAAAGCTGGGCTATCACAGTTATTGGCATTCGGCCATAAGAAAAGGCTACAGCGGCGTTGGAATCGCCTCAAAAATCAAACCTAACCATGTAGAATATGGCTGCGGTATCGAGAGCTATGACAGCGAGGGAAGAATTATCCGTGCAGACTTTGACGGCTTTTCTGCCATTTCGGTCTATGTACCTTCCGCGTCCAATATTGAGAGGCTGGAATTCAAGATGCAGTTCTGCCATGATTTTTTAGATTATATTAAAAACCTGAAGAAGGAAATTCCCAATCTTATTATTTCGGGAGATTTCAACATCTGCCATGAAGCGATTGACATTCATGATCCGGTGCGCCTGAAAAATGTTTCCGGATTTTTACCGATGGAACGGGAATGGATGACGGATTTCATCAATGAATGTGAACTGATCGACAGTTTCCGGTTTTTTAATAATGAACCTGATCATTACACCTGGTGGAGTTACAGGCAAGGTGCGCGAGGAAAAAACAAAGGCTGGAGGCTGGACTATAATTTTGCGTCTTACAGCCTAAAAGACAAGCTTACAAGAGCCGTTATTCTTAAAGAAGCGGTGCACTCTGATCATTGCCCAGCTTTGGTGGAACTGAGCCTTTAA
- the sucD gene encoding succinate--CoA ligase subunit alpha → MSILVNKDSKVIVQGFTGNEGTFHASQMIEYGTNVVGGVTPGKGGSEHLGKPVFNTVADAVEKAGANVSIIFVPPAFAADAIMEAAEAGIKVIVCITEGIPVADMVKVKSYIADRDCRLIGPNCPGIITSEEAKIGIMPGFVFKKGKVGIVSKSGTLTYEAADQVVRAGYGISTAIGIGGDPIIGTTTREALELFINDPETEAVVMIGEIGGGLEAEAARWYKASGSTKPVVGFIAGQTAPKGRTMGHAGAIVGGAEDTAQAKMEIMRENGINVVDSPADIGATVAKILG, encoded by the coding sequence ATGTCAATTTTAGTAAACAAAGATTCTAAAGTAATTGTACAAGGATTTACCGGGAATGAAGGTACTTTCCACGCGAGCCAGATGATCGAATACGGAACCAACGTAGTAGGTGGGGTTACTCCGGGAAAAGGAGGAAGCGAGCACCTTGGGAAGCCAGTATTCAACACGGTAGCGGATGCTGTGGAAAAAGCCGGAGCAAACGTAAGTATCATTTTCGTACCGCCTGCATTTGCTGCTGACGCTATTATGGAAGCTGCTGAAGCCGGGATCAAAGTGATTGTATGTATTACGGAAGGTATTCCTGTAGCGGATATGGTAAAAGTAAAATCTTACATCGCTGACAGAGACTGCAGATTAATCGGCCCGAACTGTCCTGGAATCATTACTTCTGAAGAAGCTAAAATTGGAATCATGCCAGGTTTCGTTTTCAAAAAAGGAAAAGTAGGGATCGTATCAAAATCAGGTACCCTTACGTATGAAGCTGCTGATCAGGTAGTAAGAGCCGGTTACGGTATCTCTACGGCAATCGGTATCGGTGGAGACCCGATCATCGGGACTACAACCAGAGAAGCTTTGGAATTATTCATCAACGATCCTGAGACGGAAGCGGTGGTCATGATCGGAGAAATCGGTGGTGGTCTTGAGGCAGAAGCGGCAAGATGGTACAAAGCCAGCGGTTCTACAAAACCGGTGGTAGGTTTCATCGCAGGGCAAACGGCTCCTAAAGGAAGAACAATGGGCCACGCAGGGGCAATCGTAGGAGGTGCAGAAGATACGGCACAGGCTAAAATGGAGATCATGAGAGAAAATGGAATCAATGTAGTAGATTCTCCTGCTGATATCGGTGCTACCGTAGCAAAAATTCTAGGATAA
- a CDS encoding bifunctional UDP-3-O-[3-hydroxymyristoyl] N-acetylglucosamine deacetylase/3-hydroxyacyl-ACP dehydratase: MSDMQKTLQQEVTLSGIGLHTGKEVKLTMKPAKENTGFVFVRTDLEGHPQVEADVNYVVATERGTTLEKLGVKINTCEHLLAALVGCDVDNAILEMDASEPPILDGSSKFFVEAIESVGIVEQNTAREYLVVKEVLTYSDPATGSEITIIPSDTYEVTTMVDFGTKVLGTQNATLKNISEFKEEISSARTFSFLHELEMLLDHGLIKGGDISNAIVYVDKDLTPETTEKLKKAFGKDNVSIRPNGILDNLNLNYPNEAARHKLLDVIGDLALAGVKIKGKVIANKPGHFVNTQFAKKLNRQWKLQKKKNVPDFDLTKEPVFDINGIMRLMPHRPPFLLIDKILELSDSHVVGLKNVTMNEPFFVGHFPKEPVMPGVLQVEALAQTGGILVLASVPDPENYSTYFIKIDKVKFKRKVIPGDTLIFKIELIEPIRRGIVHMQGYGYVGDTVAVEAELMAQVAKNKVD, from the coding sequence ATGAGTGATATGCAAAAAACACTTCAGCAGGAAGTGACACTTTCCGGAATCGGACTTCATACAGGTAAAGAAGTAAAATTAACCATGAAACCTGCCAAGGAAAACACAGGTTTTGTTTTTGTAAGAACCGATCTAGAAGGTCATCCCCAGGTCGAAGCAGATGTAAACTATGTTGTAGCGACAGAAAGAGGGACAACATTAGAAAAATTAGGCGTTAAAATCAATACTTGCGAGCACCTTCTGGCCGCTTTGGTAGGATGTGATGTAGATAATGCCATTCTGGAAATGGATGCCTCCGAACCTCCGATCTTGGACGGATCCTCAAAATTCTTTGTAGAAGCTATCGAAAGTGTAGGAATTGTAGAGCAGAATACCGCCAGAGAATACTTGGTTGTAAAAGAAGTGCTTACGTACAGCGATCCGGCTACAGGATCCGAGATCACCATCATTCCTTCCGATACGTACGAAGTAACGACTATGGTAGATTTTGGCACCAAAGTATTGGGAACCCAAAACGCTACCTTAAAAAATATTTCAGAATTTAAAGAAGAAATTTCATCGGCGAGAACATTCAGCTTTTTACACGAGCTGGAAATGCTGTTGGATCACGGATTGATCAAAGGTGGGGATATTTCCAATGCGATCGTGTACGTGGATAAAGATCTTACCCCTGAAACAACAGAAAAACTGAAAAAAGCCTTCGGTAAAGACAATGTGTCGATAAGACCGAACGGAATTCTTGATAACCTTAACCTAAACTATCCTAACGAAGCTGCAAGACACAAATTACTGGATGTAATCGGTGATTTGGCTTTGGCAGGCGTTAAAATAAAAGGCAAGGTAATCGCCAATAAGCCGGGACACTTTGTGAATACTCAGTTTGCTAAAAAACTGAACCGTCAGTGGAAACTGCAGAAAAAGAAGAACGTTCCGGATTTCGACTTAACGAAAGAACCGGTTTTCGATATCAACGGGATCATGAGGCTGATGCCGCACCGACCGCCGTTCTTATTGATTGATAAAATTCTTGAGCTGTCGGATTCTCATGTAGTGGGACTGAAAAATGTAACGATGAACGAGCCGTTCTTCGTGGGGCATTTCCCGAAAGAACCTGTAATGCCAGGGGTTTTACAGGTGGAAGCTTTGGCACAGACAGGAGGAATCCTGGTGCTGGCAAGTGTTCCGGATCCTGAAAATTATTCTACTTATTTTATTAAAATAGATAAAGTAAAATTCAAAAGAAAAGTTATTCCTGGAGATACGCTTATCTTTAAGATTGAATTGATCGAGCCTATCAGAAGAGGAATTGTTCATATGCAGGGATACGGTTACGTGGGAGATACGGTAGCAGTAGAAGCAGAACTAATGGCCCAAGTTGCAAAAAATAAAGTTGATTAA
- a CDS encoding LpxD N-terminal domain-containing protein translates to MRFHSPQKLNTIAGLIGAKFVGPEDFEVLGTNEIHMVKPGDIVFVNHPKYYDKALNSAATIILIDKEVDCPEGKALLVSDDPFRDFNRINTHFTRIYNFTEELHDVEIGEGTHVHHSAVIGNNVKIGKNTLIFPNVVIGDRTVIGDHVVIQANTVLGGDAFYYRKLNGNFDRLISVGNVVIENNVEIGNGCTIDRGVTDSTVIGEGSVLDNQIQIGHDTVIGKKCLIASQVGIAGCCVIGDEVTIWGQVGIASGNKIESGSVLLGKTGVNRDLEKGTYIGMFAEDFKTYLKKEVKLRNLK, encoded by the coding sequence ATGAGATTCCATTCTCCACAAAAACTGAATACCATCGCCGGGCTTATCGGGGCAAAGTTTGTAGGTCCCGAAGATTTCGAAGTCCTGGGCACCAATGAAATCCACATGGTGAAACCCGGAGACATCGTTTTCGTGAACCATCCGAAATATTACGACAAAGCATTAAACTCTGCCGCCACCATTATTCTGATCGATAAAGAAGTGGATTGCCCGGAAGGGAAGGCATTATTGGTTTCAGATGATCCGTTCAGAGACTTTAACAGGATCAATACCCATTTTACAAGAATCTACAATTTCACCGAAGAACTTCATGATGTGGAGATAGGCGAAGGAACCCATGTCCATCATTCCGCGGTGATCGGCAACAATGTGAAAATCGGAAAAAATACCCTTATTTTCCCGAATGTGGTAATCGGTGACAGAACGGTGATCGGCGATCATGTGGTGATCCAGGCCAACACGGTATTGGGTGGCGATGCTTTCTATTACCGGAAGCTAAACGGCAATTTCGACCGTCTGATTTCGGTGGGAAATGTGGTGATTGAAAATAATGTTGAAATCGGAAACGGATGTACCATCGACAGAGGGGTAACTGATTCTACGGTGATCGGGGAAGGTTCCGTGCTGGATAACCAGATCCAGATCGGTCATGACACGGTGATCGGAAAAAAATGCCTGATTGCTTCTCAGGTCGGTATCGCAGGCTGCTGTGTAATCGGCGACGAAGTAACGATTTGGGGGCAGGTGGGCATTGCCTCCGGAAATAAAATCGAGAGCGGATCTGTACTGCTGGGAAAAACAGGAGTCAACCGGGATCTTGAAAAAGGAACCTACATCGGGATGTTTGCAGAAGATTTCAAAACCTACCTGAAAAAAGAGGTGAAACTGAGAAATCTCAAATAA
- the efp gene encoding elongation factor P — translation MATSNDIRKGLCIEYSNDIYKVIEFLHVKPGKGPAFVRTKLKSVTNGKVIDNTFSAGHKIEEVKVITRKYQYLYDDENGFHFMNNDDFSQLYLNKEMIENSNLMKAGEEVTIILKEADETPLSAELPQSVYLEVVEADPGVKGNTATNALKNSIVETGARVMVPLFIEPGDKIKVSTEDGSYLERVKE, via the coding sequence ATGGCAACAAGTAACGATATCAGAAAAGGCCTGTGCATCGAGTACAGCAATGATATTTATAAAGTAATCGAGTTCCTTCACGTAAAACCTGGTAAAGGACCGGCTTTCGTAAGAACAAAATTGAAGTCGGTAACTAATGGAAAAGTAATCGACAACACGTTCTCTGCAGGTCACAAGATCGAAGAGGTAAAAGTGATCACCAGAAAATACCAGTATCTTTATGATGATGAGAACGGGTTTCACTTCATGAACAACGACGATTTCTCTCAGCTTTACCTTAATAAGGAAATGATCGAAAACTCCAACCTGATGAAAGCAGGAGAAGAAGTGACCATCATTCTTAAAGAAGCTGACGAAACCCCTCTTTCCGCAGAATTGCCGCAGTCGGTTTACCTTGAAGTGGTGGAAGCAGATCCGGGAGTAAAAGGAAACACCGCAACCAACGCCCTTAAAAACTCAATCGTAGAAACAGGAGCTCGAGTAATGGTTCCTCTGTTCATCGAGCCGGGAGACAAAATCAAAGTGAGCACTGAAGACGGTTCTTACCTGGAAAGAGTAAAAGAATAA
- a CDS encoding bifunctional response regulator/alkaline phosphatase family protein has protein sequence MSEKILWIDDEIDLLKPHIVFLEKKGYQVTPVNNVNEALELMDSEKFALTLIDENMPGISGLEAIPMIKDKDNSLKIVMVTKSEEEHIMEEAIGSQIADYILKPVNPNQILLSLKKNLQEDNLVEQKTILQYQQEFRNLSMELSYLRTYQEWAEYYKKILNWEIKFDKVTDNEFADLLQSQKEEANIQFAKFIEKNYEDWLHDSDKPMMSHTLFKEKVKPEVEKEKVLLLMVDNLRYDQWKVIEPLFTKYYNKVSEDYYYSILPTATQYARNSFFAGLMPSEIEKRFPDKWFNDNEEGNKNEFERDFLEDQMKRIGLGSKSMKYLKVLNADFERKIYDDFNQHKNNDLLVIVYNFIDILSHAKTDNHIVDQLIRDDKTFRSLTLNWFENSSLLKIIKVAAESGFKLVITTDHGTVYVKKPSKVVGDRETSTNIRYKTGKSLTYDDSDVWAITNPEKLFLPKGNLSSKYIFAKNNIFLAYPKNYNHFVNYYKETYQHGGISLEECIIPISVLEPK, from the coding sequence ATGTCGGAAAAGATATTATGGATAGATGATGAAATAGATTTACTTAAACCTCACATCGTTTTTCTTGAAAAAAAAGGGTACCAGGTAACCCCCGTGAATAATGTAAACGAAGCCCTTGAGCTTATGGACTCGGAAAAGTTTGCATTGACCCTGATCGATGAAAATATGCCCGGAATTTCCGGATTGGAAGCCATCCCAATGATTAAGGATAAAGACAATTCCCTGAAAATCGTGATGGTAACGAAAAGTGAAGAGGAACATATTATGGAAGAAGCGATCGGCTCACAGATTGCCGATTATATTTTAAAGCCTGTGAATCCTAACCAGATTTTACTTTCACTCAAGAAAAATCTTCAGGAAGATAATCTGGTCGAGCAGAAAACAATTCTTCAGTACCAACAGGAGTTTAGGAATCTTTCTATGGAGCTTTCTTACCTAAGAACGTATCAGGAATGGGCAGAATACTATAAAAAGATCCTTAACTGGGAAATTAAGTTCGATAAAGTGACAGATAATGAATTTGCAGACCTTTTGCAATCGCAGAAGGAAGAGGCAAATATCCAGTTTGCAAAATTTATTGAGAAAAATTACGAAGACTGGCTGCATGATTCGGATAAGCCGATGATGAGCCATACGCTTTTCAAAGAAAAGGTAAAGCCGGAAGTAGAAAAAGAAAAAGTTTTGCTGCTAATGGTAGATAACCTTCGTTATGACCAATGGAAAGTAATAGAGCCTTTATTTACGAAATATTACAATAAGGTTTCTGAAGATTATTATTATAGTATACTTCCTACCGCCACACAGTATGCGAGAAACTCGTTCTTTGCCGGTTTAATGCCTTCTGAAATTGAAAAGCGTTTCCCGGACAAATGGTTTAATGACAACGAAGAAGGGAATAAAAACGAGTTTGAAAGGGACTTTCTGGAAGATCAGATGAAGAGAATCGGCTTAGGCTCGAAATCCATGAAATACCTGAAGGTTCTGAATGCGGATTTTGAGAGAAAGATCTACGATGATTTCAACCAGCATAAAAACAATGACCTGTTGGTGATCGTTTATAATTTTATTGATATTCTTTCCCACGCAAAAACAGATAATCATATTGTGGACCAGCTGATCCGTGATGATAAAACATTCAGGTCTCTAACATTGAATTGGTTCGAAAATTCTTCGTTGTTAAAAATTATTAAAGTAGCAGCAGAGAGCGGTTTCAAACTGGTTATTACGACCGATCACGGAACAGTATATGTGAAAAAACCAAGCAAGGTAGTCGGGGACAGGGAAACCTCAACCAACATTCGCTACAAGACCGGAAAAAGTTTAACATACGATGACAGCGACGTATGGGCAATTACAAACCCTGAGAAACTGTTTTTACCAAAAGGGAATCTAAGTTCGAAATATATTTTTGCAAAGAACAATATTTTCCTGGCGTATCCTAAGAATTACAATCACTTTGTGAATTACTACAAGGAAACCTACCAGCATGGTGGGATTTCACTGGAAGAATGTATTATTCCGATCAGTGTTCTGGAACCTAAATAA
- the lpxA gene encoding acyl-ACP--UDP-N-acetylglucosamine O-acyltransferase, whose translation MIHQLAAVDKRAKISKNVIVEPFTTIAGDVEIGEGTWIGPNVTIMDGARIGKNCRIFPGTVISAIPQDLKFDGEDTQVIIGDETTIRECVTVNRGTKALGFTKIGKNCLIMATSHIAHDCVIGDHVIIVNGCGIAGHVEIGDYTVMGGLSAVHQFGKIGKHVMISGGTLVRKDIPPYVKVAREPMSYAGINSVGLRRRGFTNEKIFEIQKIYRAIFQLKMNVSQALLYIEKEMLPTAERDEILQFIQNSPRGIVKGYGTGKERE comes from the coding sequence ATGATTCATCAGTTAGCAGCCGTAGACAAGCGTGCAAAAATCAGCAAAAATGTAATCGTAGAACCATTTACTACCATTGCAGGGGATGTGGAGATCGGGGAAGGCACCTGGATCGGTCCGAATGTTACCATTATGGACGGAGCGCGGATCGGTAAAAACTGCAGGATTTTTCCGGGAACGGTAATTTCTGCGATCCCTCAGGACCTGAAATTTGACGGTGAAGATACCCAGGTAATCATCGGTGATGAAACCACCATCCGGGAATGTGTAACGGTAAACCGGGGAACAAAAGCGCTTGGCTTTACCAAAATCGGCAAAAACTGCCTGATCATGGCTACTTCCCATATCGCACACGACTGTGTAATCGGGGATCATGTGATCATCGTTAACGGTTGCGGTATTGCAGGGCACGTAGAAATCGGCGACTATACGGTGATGGGAGGTTTATCTGCGGTTCACCAGTTCGGAAAAATCGGAAAGCATGTGATGATCTCCGGAGGAACTCTGGTACGGAAAGATATCCCGCCTTATGTAAAAGTAGCGAGAGAGCCGATGTCTTATGCGGGAATCAACTCCGTAGGTTTAAGGAGAAGAGGATTTACGAATGAGAAAATCTTTGAAATCCAAAAGATCTACAGAGCGATCTTCCAGCTGAAAATGAACGTTTCCCAGGCATTGCTGTATATTGAAAAAGAAATGCTTCCGACGGCTGAAAGAGATGAAATCCTTCAGTTTATCCAGAATTCTCCAAGAGGTATCGTAAAAGGATACGGAACGGGCAAGGAAAGGGAATAA
- the lpxD gene encoding UDP-3-O-(3-hydroxymyristoyl)glucosamine N-acyltransferase — MEFTASQIASFIDGKIIGDENALITGVSPIESGETGHLSFIAQERFSHYLENSKCSVIIVSENLLSKDTYAPTVIAVKDAYLSFQILMNLYQEMQGRKSGIEDGASIHETAVIGENVYIGTFTYVSEKAKIGEGTQIYPQVYIGKGVKVGKNCKIDSGARIYDYCIIGDNCVVHSNTVIGGDGFGFQPTPDGFKKIPQLGNVIIEDNVEIGSNCSIDRATIGSTVIGKGTKIDNLIQIAHNVKIGKNNVIAAQAGIAGSTTIGDWNQIGGQVGIVGHIKIGSQVKIQAQSGVNTHVNDKDTIYGSPAISYNDYLRSYVHFRNLPEIVKRINNLENNSKDKTNE; from the coding sequence ATGGAATTTACAGCTTCGCAAATTGCAAGTTTTATCGACGGAAAAATAATAGGTGACGAAAATGCGCTTATTACTGGAGTTTCGCCTATTGAGAGCGGAGAAACCGGACACCTTTCTTTTATAGCACAGGAGCGGTTTTCCCATTATCTGGAAAATTCAAAATGCTCTGTTATCATCGTTTCGGAGAATCTTTTGTCAAAAGATACCTATGCGCCTACTGTTATTGCTGTAAAGGACGCTTATCTTTCATTTCAGATTTTAATGAACCTGTATCAGGAAATGCAGGGACGGAAAAGCGGTATCGAAGATGGTGCTTCCATCCATGAAACGGCAGTAATTGGAGAAAACGTTTATATCGGTACATTTACCTATGTTTCCGAAAAAGCAAAAATTGGTGAAGGAACCCAGATTTATCCGCAGGTATACATCGGAAAAGGGGTGAAGGTCGGTAAAAACTGTAAAATAGACAGTGGAGCAAGAATCTATGATTACTGCATCATCGGCGACAACTGTGTGGTCCACTCCAACACTGTAATCGGTGGCGACGGATTCGGATTCCAGCCGACACCGGATGGCTTCAAAAAAATCCCGCAGCTCGGAAATGTCATTATTGAAGATAACGTGGAGATCGGCTCAAACTGCAGCATCGACCGGGCGACTATCGGTTCTACCGTGATTGGTAAAGGAACCAAGATCGATAATCTCATCCAGATTGCCCACAACGTAAAGATCGGTAAGAACAACGTTATTGCCGCGCAGGCGGGGATTGCAGGTTCTACGACCATCGGCGACTGGAACCAGATCGGCGGACAGGTAGGAATCGTAGGCCATATTAAAATAGGAAGTCAGGTGAAAATCCAGGCCCAGAGCGGGGTAAACACCCATGTAAATGATAAAGATACCATTTACGGATCACCGGCCATCAGCTACAACGATTATCTCAGAAGCTACGTCCATTTCAGAAATCTTCCTGAAATCGTAAAAAGAATAAACAATCTTGAGAATAACTCAAAAGATAAAACTAATGAGTGA